TTCGCGCTTACAAAATCAAAAAGGGTGTTATCCATATCAAGGAAAACTCCCTCTATTTTAGCGACTCGGGTAATCATGTTTTCTGTTCCTGAAAATCAGGCAATATGTAAGGAGCTCAATTCCTTTGCAAGATCGATAAGCTCTTTGTGATTGAATTTACCCTTGTTCAGGACAACGGTAACATTTTCCCTGAGCATTTTATTATTGTCCGATGTCAGCTCCTTTGCAGTACAAACCAGAATGGGAATATTCGCTGTTTCTTCCTCCGCTTTCAAAGTTTCAATCACGTCAAAACCGGAAACTTCCGGCATCATTAAATCCAGGGTTATCAGGCATGGTTTCTCACTTTTTGCGAGTTCAATTCCTTCTTTGCCTCCCCTTGCCTCGATGATCTCATAGCCTTCCGGTTTCAGGATGGAAACAATAAGCTCCCTATCATCCGAGTTATCATCAATTACAAGTATCACTGGATTTTCTGTGGTGCATGAGTGACGAAATCTTTCAAGGGTATGGAGGAGGTCTTCCCTGTCAACAGGTTTTACAAAGTAATCTTCCGCATTGACTGTTTTATTATTATAGCACTGATCCAGAACGGAAATCATAATTACGGGAATGTCTTTTGTTTCTTCGTCTTCTTTCAATTCCCTGAGAACCTGCCAGCCATCCTTTCCAGGCATCATTATATCTGTTGTAATGGCAAATGGTTTCACTTTTTTGACAGCCTCCATAACTCTGTCTCCTCTGTCCACTTCTACTACATCATATCCCAGTGAAAGCAATGTGGCGGTGAGTAATTCCCTTGCATCATCTTCATCCTCTGCAACCAGTATTGTTGAATTTTTGTTCTTATTTTCGGATGTAATTGGAATTTCGGGTTCAAATGCCTCTTTCTCCTGCGCAAGATTTGTTTCGGTAGCTGTTTGCTGATCGGGGATTGTAAACGAAAAAGTGCTTCCTTTTCCTACCTCACTCTGCACAGATACCCTTCCTTCATGCAGGTCCACGAATTTCTTCACAAGAGCAAGACCAAGGCCTGTTCCGCCGTATTTGCGATCTGCAGAAGAATCCAGTTGCACAAACGGTTTAAATATTTTCTCCATGTCATCGGGAGCGATTCCAACACCTGAATCCCTTATGGATACCTGTAATTCCCCATCTTTTTTTTCGGCAGTAAGTTCAATTTTTCCTCCTTCCGGAGTGAACTTGATTGCATTGTTGAGTAGATTGTAAAGTGTCTGCTTGAATTTACCTTTGTCAGCAAGCACCTCTCCTGCATCACGTGAATCAATATTCAGTTCGATTCTGCTTTTTGCTGCAAGAGGAGATGCAACAGTTGTTACTTCACTAATTGCTTTCTGGACTTCAAATATCTCAGGACTGAGTTTCACCTTCCCAGCTTCAATTTTAGATAAATCAAGAATGTCATTTATTAAATCAAGGAGATGCTTTCCGCTTTTATGTATGTTGGCCACATACTTTTTTTGCCTGTCATCAGGAGTTAAAGGATCACAATCGATCAATAATTCTGAAAAACCAATGATTGAATTTAGTGGCGTGCGCAATTCATGGCTCATGGTTGCGAGGAATTCACTTCTTGCCCGGTTGGCAACTTCGGCAGCAATTCGTGCTTCTTCAATTTCCAGTTTTGTATCTTCTTTTTCAGAGGTGTCTGTTACGATGCAAAGTATTGCATGGTTTTCATTATATTCAATCAGACTGCAATTTGCTTTTGCTGGAAAAGTATGTCCGTTTTTCTCCAGGTGGTGATAATCAAAAGCCACTTCTTTTTTTTCCTGGATTTCATTGAAAGAATCAGTAACTATGGCTGCGGATTCTGCGGCACATAGTTCTTTAAACCTGATGCCATGAATCTCTTCTTCCTGATAGCCTAGTTTATCACACGCAATTTTGTTTGCATCAAGGATAGTCCCGTTTAGATCACTGATGAAAACTGCATCATTGGTATTTGTAAAAAGAGCCCGAAACAAATTCTCCGGTTTGGATGGTTTTTTCACCATTATAGGTTCTCCCTTAATAGTCACTTTTTCTTTGATGTTATTTTATTTATAGGAGCTTGCTCTTCCATGGGAATAAACCTCCTGCCCAATACAATATTTCCCGGAAACATCAGCTTCTTTTTGTGACAATTAAGGTTATATACCTAAAAGGGTATATTGAGCCAAGCCTTTCAGGTCTTATAAATATTTTATAAAGCTGAATGGCTGTGCCGAAAATAATTTTTCGGGGCTACGGGATGTGTTTTGCATCCTTAAGGAGGAATATAATGGCAGAAGATGAAATAAGACATCTTGTCCGTATCATGAATACGGACCTTCAGGGCAGCCAACCTGTCCAGTATGCTCTTACCGGTATCAAGGGCATCGGCAGGAGAACTGCACGTATTATCACAGAATCTACAGGTGTAGATCCTACTGCAACTATCGGTTATCTTCCAGATGAGGACATTGCCAAACTGGATGAAACCATTAGCACTTTTGAACAGCATCTTCCAAACTGGATGCTCAACAGGCGTAAAGATTTCGCAACCGGTGAAGACAAGCATCTCCTTGGTCAGGACATCGCAATGACCATAAGGGAGGACCTCAACGATCTCAAGAAAGTTCGTGCATACCGTGGTATCAGGCACGAGAGAGGTCTTAAGGTGCGTGGTCAGAGGACAAAGTCCACTGGCAGAAGAGGCTCAACTATTGGTGTCAGCAAGAAGAAGTGAAGGTGATTAGGAATGGTTTATCCAGGAAAAAGACGAAAAAGCTATGACACCCCAAACCACCCATGGCAGGCTGCCAGGATGGCTACTGAAGTTGAACTTGTCAAGAAATACGGTCTCAGGAACAAGAAGGAACTCTGGAAAGCACACAGTATCCTTCGTCGCTACAGGGCTGACGCAAGGCGTCTTTTGGCCGAATCTGCAGAAGCTGAACTTTCAGGACATGCAAAGACAGAAGCAGATCAGATTCTTTCAAAGCTTATAAGATACTCAATTCTCAAACCAGACTCCAATGTCGATGATATCCTTGGTCTTACTACTGAAACTGTACTGGAGCGCAGGTTGCAGACTATTGTCCACAGGCTTGGTCTAGCAAGAACTCCTAAACAGGCTCGCCAGTTCATCACACATGGACACATTGCAATCGAAGGAAAGAGAGTTACAGTTCCAAGCATGCTGATCTCCAAGGAAGATGAAATGAATATCGACTACTACACCAAATCACCAATGGTCAGTGAATCCCATCCGGAAAGGCCTGCTCAGGTGGCATCATCCCTGGTTGAGGAGTAAACAGGAGGTTTAAATTATGGCAGATGGAATTTGGGCCGTTGCACATATTAAATGTTCATTCAATAACACTATTATCACCATAACTGATGTTACTGGTGCTGAAACTATTGCAAAGTCATCAGGTGGTATGGTTGTTAAAGCTGCAAGAGACGAGAGTTCTCCGTACACTGCTATGCAAATGGCAGGGCAGCTGGCTGATACCCTTAAGGACAAAGGCGTAATCGGAGTTCACATCAGGGTGCGTGCACCGGGTGGAAACAAACAGAGAAGCCCCGGTCCAGGGGCACAGGCAGCCATCCGGGCATTTGCTCGTGCCGGAATAAGGATTGGTCGCATTGAAGATGTAACTCCTGTCCCACACGACGGAACCCGTCCAAAAGGCGGCAGACGCGTATAATAAAGGAGCTGAGGTTCCTGAATATGGAAGTCGATTTACTGGAATTATCGGACCGTTCTGCAAGATTCATTCTCTCCGGAGTAGATGCATCATTTGCAAACGGATTGAGGCGGGCTATGCTCGCCGATGTTCCCACATTGGCAATTGAAGAAGTTGGAATTTATAACAACACTTCAGTGCTTTATGACGAACAGATAGGTCTGAGAATGGCACTCATCCCAATTGCTACAAACTTTGAGGAGTTTGTACCTCATACTGAGTGTTCATGTGAAGACGGTTGTCCGGCATGCAGTGTAGCTTTTACCCTAAGTGTGGAAGCGGAGGACGAGGAACGTATGGTTTACTCAGGTGACCTTGTTTCTTCAGATCCAAAAGTTTCTCCTGCAGATTCCAGTATTCCTATAGTCCTGCTTAAACCCGGTCAAAAGTTGGTTTTGGAAGCAACTGCAACCATGGGATTTGGACATGATCATGCCAGATGGCAGGCAGGTGTTGCTTGTGGTTACAAGAACATGCCTGTGATTGACATTCATGATTGTGACCGCTGTGGTGCATGTGTTACAGTCTGCCCGAGAGACATCCTTGTTCTCGGGGAAGAATCTGCAGAAGTTGTGGAAGATGGCACATTGCGATGTTCTCTTTGCAAGCTTTGTGTAGGTTCCTGTGACATTGATGCCATTGATGTAACAGAAGATGTAAATTCATTCATTTTCACTATGGAATCCGATGGCTCCTACAGTGCTCAACAGTTAATTATAAATGCTGTTAGTACTATTAAGGAAAAAGCTTCCAGCCTCGATATGATTCTGGGAGAACTGTAACGGAAAGACGTCAAAATCTTTCCTTTTTTATACCCCTGTGCGGGGGTTGCCGAGCCAGGCCAAAGGCGCTAGGTTGAGGGCCTAGTTTCGTAGGAATCCGCGAGTTCGAATCTCGTCCCCCGCACCAAACACTTTTTTACTGATTTTTTTGCACGAAGAAATTTTATTTTTTTATTTCATAGCTGGTTCCATTATGCCAATCAGGTTACCTTCAATATCATTAATTCGGGCATAGCTTCCCACGCCTGGAATATCGACAGGTTCCATCACCATTTCTGCGCCTGCATCCTTTGCCTTATTCAGGGATTCCTGCATATTTTGTACAACAATAACAAGTACGGGTGATTCGGCAGGATCTTCAGTTGCCATCCCTCCGTTTATGCTCCCAACCTCTTTTGGCATGAATTGCTCATCGATTTCGGTTGTGTAAATCATGGTGTAGTTCATTTCCGGAAGGTCCTGGAACTGCCAGTCGAAAACGTTGCCATAGAATTCTTTCATCTTTTCCTTGTTCTTTGCCGGTATTTCAAAATGTGCTACTGGATCCATTTAATCAAACCCCATTTGTCAATACAGGAAGGTTAAGGCTACGCCTATTTTGTATTCAAATTTAAGGCACCAACTATTCCCACCTGTGTAAGATAATTCTTGCTGTTTTCTATATAAGCATTTTCTTCAAGAGCACTTCATTAACTTCGTAACAAAGTATTCTTCCTTTTGAAAAGTACAACGCCATTTGAAAACTTTTAAACCATTTCGCAATTTGATCTCCGTTAGGTTATGTATCATCAATCATAATGATTTATTGTTCAGATTTTGTAGGTGGGGTCCAGACTCCCTCTGTCTGCATCTTCACTTATATTGCGTAAACAGGATAGCTGTAGCTTTGCATTTTCCTTGATATTCGGGTGGTAAAAATGAAAATCAGGATCAATGATGCTCACTGTCACTATGGTACTAATTCAATGTTAATGACAATGGCTCTGCGCCCAACAAAAAAGTTTAGTAATGACTTCGGGGAGCTGGAGGGCATTATGGAAAGTAACAACGTGGAGAACTGTGTTCTTTTTTCTCAGCCTGAACCTGCAAACACTTTTGGTCACATATGGAGAGGGCTTTACTATCATCTCTGGAACGTTTCTACGGATTCCCAGGAGCCATATTTCGGATGGAGAATAAATTACACTAAAGCTAATGAGAAAATCTCTAAGATTAAAGATAAGCACGTGAATTTCATACCATTTCTCTCAGCCAGTGATGGCATCGAAGAGATAGAGAAATATGTAGATGAACGTGGCAATTCTCCACGTGGGATCAAATACTACGGAATCTACGGCGATATTCCAAATTTGAATATTCTCCAGTATCTCAATGAACATGAAATGAGTATGGTACTCCACCTTCCCATGAAATGCAGAAAATGTCCTCAGAAACTCCTTGACACAGTAGGCAGGTATCCTGATCTAAAATTCCAGCTTGCACATATGGGTGATGGGATTCCTGAGATATTGAGCTCATTGTGGGAGTTTGACAATCTATATCTTGACACTGCGATGATAACCAATGAAGCCTACCAAAATTTGTACAGGAAACAGGGAACCACAATGGAAGAAATGATCCAGAATGCACCTGAAAGTAAAATTTTGTTTGGTTCTGATGAGCCCTGGGGTTCTCTTGGGGAGCAGGCTAAAAGCATTGTAGACTTACAATTTAGCGGTATCCTTTCTGCAAGAGATGTTGACAATATATTGTATCAGAATGCCAGAACTGTCTGGGCACTCTAATCACCTCTTTTTCAGGCAATGATACAATAATGCTCTTGCAGTCTTTTTTTCTATATTTTATTTATTTAATTTTGTATTTATGAAACAATACTTATGCTTATATATTATAACTAAGAAACACATTTCCACCACTTTATCGATAAAGTGGAGGTTGTCTATGGATCTAAAAAATAAAAACGGAGAACTTTTGAATCGCGATAGTAGTGAAACTCCTTCTCTTTTACCTGTATACCGGGGTTTTCTTCTAGCTAGCTACAAGGATGCAAAGAAGGTTCATCCAAGATTGAGCAATTTCTCTTTGTTTTTGCTCAGTTAACTCAACACAAAAGAAGCAACGTTCGATAGTGACTCTTTTCGTTACAGCCTTGTGCTGCATGGCGGGAAGAGTCTGTTTTGTATTTAGCAAATGCAGCATTGTTCTTATCTGGAATGCTGATGAAGTCTGATGAGGCTATTTTTTGTGGAATACTCCGTCTCTTCGATAAAGGGATGAAATATACAAAACGAAAGTTGGTTTTGATTTTTCTGGCAACTTAAATACTTTCACCCTGCTTGGCACGTCTTATAATATTCTAACTGCCTACTAGTATCTGAGGTGAATTAAAATGGATGAATTCTTCAAAGGACTTGTTGAGAGGACCGAACAATACGAGAAATACGATCATTTCAGGCATTCCAAAGAAAAAACCAGATAATCTATAACCATGGCTGTGTTTCCATCCTCAACCCGTCATTCTTTTGACACAGCCATTTTCTTCTAAATCTTATTTTTAGTTATGAGATTCACAGGATAGGCGGTGTGTCCTTTTTGAAAGTAATTTTTCTTTCTCAGCAGTTCTTTGCTGGTAAAGCCTTATTGACCTGAGGAAATCAATTTTCCTGAAATCAGGCCAATATGGTGCACAAAAGTAGGTTGCACATTCATTTCCACTGGCTTGCCATGGCAGGAAATTTGACAACCTTTCATCTCCACCTGTACGGATAATCAGGTCCACATCGGATACAGGAGCATCTTTTTCTGGGTATAGATGTTGCGATATTGTGGAGTCTGTCAGTTCAGAAATCTCCATTTCATCTTTTTGCACTTTTTTTGCAATTTCCCTGATTGCCTGCACAAGATCCTGTCTCCCTCCGTATGCGATTGCAACATTGAGGGTAAATTCATTGTATCCTGAAGTAACCTGTTCAACTTTCCTAACGCTTTTCAGCAAATCTTCCGGAAGAAGTGTCCGATCTCCTATAACACGCACTTTTAGTTCACGCTGGTGGGTCCTTTCATCCGTACACAATTCTTCGAGTTTTACTTTGATTAAATCAAAAATGCTGTTCTTTTCCGACTGTGGCCGATGAAAATTCTCAGTTGAAAATGCATAAACTGTGAGTTCATTTATCCCAATATCATAAGCCCATTCGATAACATTTTCCGTAATGTTTGCACCAACACGATGGCCGTAATGCTTCATTTTGCCTAATTTCTGTGCAAAACGCCGGTTGCCATCCATAATAATTGCAACATGTGACGGGAGAGGCGCTTTCCGAATCTCCCTTATTAGAAAATCTTCGTATCCCTTATACACCAGCTCAAGGAGCTTGTTTGGCATTTCTATCACGTTTTTAATAGTTTTCCAGAACAGAATCAACGATGTTCCTGTAATCATCTTTCAACAGGTAAATATTATGATCGCCGGTAACATCAATGCTAAGAATGCCAAGGCGTGTGTTCATAAGCCCGACCATGGCTGAAACTCCCCGGTAGCTTACATCGAAGTCTTTCTTGTGAAGAAACTCATAGATATCTCCGGTGGTATATCGACCACCATCTAAAAACAATTTAAGAACAACCTTACGGATGCCTGTGTCATCACGACCCAAGTACTTGATAAGCCTTGCCCGCACCCTGTCCTCAATGGTTTCCTCCAGCCCGAACACCTCAACTAAATTATGTTATTTTGGTTTATATATTTATTCTAAATGACAATATGCTATGCGCTTCGGGAATCTTATCCATCTATAGCGTTTTTATTTATAAGTTTTGGGTTTAAAAGTGGCATACTTTCTACAATTATCCCATCTTTTATGGGATATTTTTCTACGATTGTCATACTTCCGTATCCCTGGATAAATTCTGCCATTTCTTCAAGGACCCATGCGGCAATCTCTATGGATTCTCCGATGATTTCATAGAGGTCTTCAGGAACTTCGTTTTCCAGCAGGATTTTCTTTACTTCATCTGTTTTGTCTGTGTTGATAATCCCAAACACAATGGTGCCATCATCGGTAATCATCTCAAATGGTCGACTACTGACCTCGGCAGTTCTTAGTAACCTTTTTCGTAATTGTATAGCGTCTTTGTATCTGGATGAGCAAAAATGCCCTTTCATTATCCCGTTAATAGCCTTTATAGCAGCGCTACGTGATCCAAGTACCGCATTTGATATATCGTCCACAAGAACAAAACTGCGCTCTTTTAGGGCTTCTGCATTAGTATCAGAAAATTCCAGTTCATTGAGATTCACAAAATAATCATTTTTTGAAGCAAATTTGATTAAAGCTTCAACTCCTTCAATCGAAGGCAGCTCAAATCCGGTTTCAATTCCCAACTTGCTGGTTTCGGCCATGCTCCCTGCGTAGGGTGTATCTTTGATTTTTTCCCATACACTTTGAGGAGGATGAAACCTTATTTCATCCAGACCGGCTTCGGCAAGTTCAGAAACAGTAGTTTTGTCCGGTGCAGATGCAGTATAAAGGTGAATATGATGTTTTTTTCCGAAAGTATTTTTTAGCAAATTGATGTAGCGCAGTACTAACTCTTTCTCAATTAGGGGTTCACCACCAGTAATGCCTGTACCCAATGCATCCATTCGATTTGCTTCTTCAATTATGTCAAGATCCTTTGATATCGGCTGCTCGTTAGCATAGACCTGTTTCCCCTTTCTTTCCTCTGATATAGGGCAGTAAAAACAGCTTTTGTCACAAATTCCTGTTACAAACAGGACCATTTTTGCTCCTTCCTGGCAGAGCTTACAGCCTTCGGTAAGATAAGTATGGAATGAATCGGCATCTCCCTGTTTGATATCCCTCATTATGCTTTTCGGATGCCTCTATCATTATATAAATCCTTCTTCAAGATCGTCAGGATTATTAGTAATCAACCAGTGCATTAACTCCATGACAGATGAACAGTATCTTGGGATTATCGGCTGCAGGGGTTGTTTCAAATGTCTGGAAACCTGTCCTGAAGGTGCAATTAAGAATAAGGGTAGTTACGTTACTATAGATCGTGACAAATGCACTATGTGCATGAAATGCGTTGAAAGTTGCCCTTATGGTTCGATTGTCTGCCTTGATTGATCAATTACATTTTTTGGCCTTTTATATTATATGATCGTAGTTTTCCGGATATAAATAGCAAGCTCAGAGCTTTTTCAACCAATAAACTTAAAAGTGAGATTAACCATTCAGAAGTGTTACCTCTAAGGGCGTGTGGCCTAGCCAGGATATGGCGGCAGCCTCCTAAGCTGTAAGTCAGGGGTTCAAATCCCTTCACGCCCGCTATAACTTTTTTGCAAATCAACTAGTTTTTATCACATTTGCTGGCACAATTGGTATTGTAAAAGTAAAGGTACTCCCTTTTCCGGGCTTACTGTCAACTTTTATGGTTCCGCCCTGTAATTCGACCATTTCTTTTACAAGCGTTAGACCAAGGCCGATTCCGGAATAGGTACGGTTTCTGTATTCCTGAAGTTGTCTGAAGGGTAAGAAAATTTCTTCCAGCTTTTCTTCCGGTATTCCAATCCCATTGTCAGATATGGAGATTACTGCATTGTTGTCGCTTTTATGAGCAGCGATTTTTATTATCCCGTTTTCTCCTGTAAACTTAATCGCATTGCTCAAAAGATTGTACAAAATTTGTTTTGTCTTTGTTTCGTCTGCATATATTTGCGGAAGATTTTCATCTATCAATATTTCAACTTTCTTTTTTCCCATAACAATATCTGGATCAGTAAGCTCTTTTACATCTTCTATTAAATCACGTATATCTATGTTTTTCTGAATCAATTCTGTGTTACCCGATTCAATTCGTGATACATCCAGAATATCGTTAATGAGCGTAAGCAGGTGTTTCCCCGATTTCAGGACATTTCCTATGTATTTTTCCTGCTTACTATTAAGTTCCCCGTATCTTCCATCAATAAGTATTTGGGAGAAACGATTACAGAGTTAAGGGGTGTTCGCAGTTCATGGCTCATAGTTGCAAGGAATTCTGTCTTTGCTCTGTTTGAAAGCTCAGCAGCAACTTTGGCTTCTGTTAACTTAACTTCGGCTAACTTCCGCTTATTAATGTTTTTAATAACGCCACTAAGTTTGATTCGATTTCCATTCTTGTCAGCTTCCACCACTTTTCCTCTTACAGTATGCCATATCCATTTTCCATCTCCTATGTCCACACGATAATCAATCTGGGCAGACTTATATCTATTTTTCACACAGTCTATTATCCCCTCAAATATCTTTTGGTGGTCATCAGGGTGGATAATTTTGAGGAAATCATTAAATGAGAAGTTTTCAAGCCCTTTCTGCTGATACCCGAATTTTCTAAACATATCTGCATCAAAATTCATTTTTCCTTCGGGAAGTTCGAGTTCCCACCAGAGAAGTTCTCCGGCCATCAGTGCCTGCTGAAGACGCTCATATGCAGTTTTCATGTCCTGCTCTACTTTTTTCTTCTCGTTGATGTTAATAGATAATCCATTAATTGATTTTGGAGCGCCATTGAAATCCTTTTCTACAACGTATCCAATTGACTGAAACCACTCCCACTCTCCACTATTTGACATTCCTTTATGAGTAGCCTGACAAATGTCTTTTTTGCCTTCTATACATTTTTTTAATTCTTCAGAAACAAGTTCTCTGTCATTGGGATGAATAATTTCCAGAAAATCGTTGTATTCCTCTGCGAATCTATTAGTAAAGAAGCCAAAATCGTCTACTCCAAAGTCAAATCCAACTGTTCCTGATTCAATGTCTATTTCCCAAAAACTGACAATTCCCGTTTTTACAACGTTGTCCAGCAGACTATAAGCTTTATGTATCTGCCTGTCCTTATTTCTTCTTTCTGTAATGTCTCTTACAATACTGAAAACAACAGGCTTTCCCTGAATGGTAGCAATTACGGCATTAATTTCCACATCTATTTTTTTTCCGGACTTTGTAATCTGCGCCGATTCAAAACGGAGTTTTCCTTCTTTGAAAACCTTTTTCATCCGTTGGGAAAACATTTTTTTTTGATCGTCTACTTCAAAAAGTTCGGGAGTTTTCATTAATAATTCTTCTTTTGAGTAGCCAAGCCTGTTGCATGCATTCTGATTTATGTTTATTATCTTCCCATCTAAATCATGGACAAAAATCTCGTCAGGCGAATTATCAAAAAACTGGTTAAATGAATTCTCCAGATCCCTTCGTTTATATTCAGTTGAAACCTGTTTTCCAATATCCCGGCATGCCATGTAAAAAAGGCTTTTTTCTAAACTAAAATCGTATTTAGGGTGCTTCTTACTTATTAATACTTCAAACTGGAGTTTTTTGTTTCCATTCACCGAAACTTCATCTTTAAACAAGGAAAAAGATTCCTCGTCTGGATTTGATCCATATTTATTATCTTCCAGACTTAATTTTATAGAAACAGCACCTGGAAATGGAAAAAGTAAAGTAAGTTTGGGGGGAATTTTTTCTAATTCGGATTCAAAATCCTGGCTATTGAAAGAACTGATTACATCGTCAACTATACTGATCTTCGAAATAGCTCCCTTGCCAATTTCCAATTGCTGTGCCCCCCGGCATCTGGTGATTTACTTCCACAACATTTTCTATTTAAATAATATGTGGTATAGTGATATAAAAAAGTTTATGCAAGAGGTATATATTGTAATATCCATCTCATATATCTGTTAAAATGTTACCGGGGTTTCTGTGATTCCAGTTTTTCTACTTTAATACGATATTTTTATCTATCACCTGTGCATCTTTCCTGAATTATCACTGGAGGAATAATGGCAGGTTTACAGGCTGGATTAGTACGTAAGGCGACAATCAATGATATTGAATCAATTAAAAATATCATTAATGGCTATGCCAAAAAGGAATTGATGCTTCCACGCTCCATAGGGGAGCTACACGAATCCATACGCAATTTCCATGTATATGAAATAAATGGCGAAGTTGTGGGCTGTTGCGCCCTGCAGGTTGTCTGGGAAGATCTCGGTGAAGTTCTCTCCTTTGCTGTTGTGCAGGATCACAGGGGAAAAGGCATTGGTTCTCTTCTGCTTCAGGCGACTATTAAAGACGGGAAAAAACTTGGAGTGCGTAAAGTCTTCACGCTTACGTATGTTCCTGAGTTCTTTGAAAAAATGGGCTTTAAACGCATTGAGAAAAGTGATTTGCCCCATAAAGTCTGGATTGGGTGCATTAAGTGTCCGAAGTTCCCGGATTGCAATGAAGTTGCTCTCTCAAGGACTATCTGACTTGTGGACTTTTTGTATTTAGAGGATTGTTTATGAAAGCCAGACTGCGGGATTTTCTTGTTACCGATGAAAACTATATCTTTGCAGTTGTAGATTATTTTCATCCCCGGGAAGGGATACGTTCAATTCTGCGCTATGTGCCGGACAAAAATGGCGATCGGATAAGATCTGGTGCCAGGTTCAGAAAATGCGATTTTGATGTTGCTTTTGAATTCATGCGTCATGCTCATCCTGAATGGGTTGAAGATGTCCATATTGTTCCCGAAAATCGTGTTAGGGAGATCTTGCATCCTCCAGACAGGATTGCTGAATTAGCTGAATCAGACAAACGGGTTTTCCATATTGTGGATGTTCTCAGGAAGGCTGGTGTCCCGCTGTCAATGATGGGAGTAACCGGTTCCATGCTGCCGGGTTTGCAGGATGCGAGTTCTGATATTGATTTCGTGGTTTATGGGGATGAATGGTTCCGTGCAAGGGAAGCCATTGAAAAGGCAAAGGCAGATCCATCTATTCCGATCGAGCCAATTGATGACAACATGTGGCAAAGGATCTACGCAAAAAGGATTCCGGAAATTTCTTACGAGGAATTTGTTGTTCACGAGCTTCGGAAAGGCAATCGTGGAATGGTTGCAGGGACGTATTTTGATCTTCTTTTTGTAAGGGACTGGGATCAAATCCAGCACCCTCTTCTTCGGGGAAAGGATGGCGAGGCAATGGAGATTGAAGCAGTAGTCACAGATGCAACCTTTGCTTTTGATAATCCTGCGTTTTACAAAATAGAACATGATGAAATCGATCACATTCTCTCCTACACCCATACCTATTCGGGACAGGCAATTGAAGGTGAAACAATCCAGGCCAGGGGAATAATTGAAGATCTAGGGGATAAAAAAAGATTGGTAATAGGCACGTCAAGGGAACCCAA
The window above is part of the Methanohalophilus levihalophilus genome. Proteins encoded here:
- a CDS encoding radical SAM protein; its protein translation is MRDIKQGDADSFHTYLTEGCKLCQEGAKMVLFVTGICDKSCFYCPISEERKGKQVYANEQPISKDLDIIEEANRMDALGTGITGGEPLIEKELVLRYINLLKNTFGKKHHIHLYTASAPDKTTVSELAEAGLDEIRFHPPQSVWEKIKDTPYAGSMAETSKLGIETGFELPSIEGVEALIKFASKNDYFVNLNELEFSDTNAEALKERSFVLVDDISNAVLGSRSAAIKAINGIMKGHFCSSRYKDAIQLRKRLLRTAEVSSRPFEMITDDGTIVFGIINTDKTDEVKKILLENEVPEDLYEIIGESIEIAAWVLEEMAEFIQGYGSMTIVEKYPIKDGIIVESMPLLNPKLINKNAIDG
- the uppS gene encoding polyprenyl diphosphate synthase gives rise to the protein MPNKLLELVYKGYEDFLIREIRKAPLPSHVAIIMDGNRRFAQKLGKMKHYGHRVGANITENVIEWAYDIGINELTVYAFSTENFHRPQSEKNSIFDLIKVKLEELCTDERTHQRELKVRVIGDRTLLPEDLLKSVRKVEQVTSGYNEFTLNVAIAYGGRQDLVQAIREIAKKVQKDEMEISELTDSTISQHLYPEKDAPVSDVDLIIRTGGDERLSNFLPWQASGNECATYFCAPYWPDFRKIDFLRSIRLYQQRTAEKEKLLSKRTHRLSCESHN
- a CDS encoding sensor histidine kinase, translating into MIQKNIDIRDLIEDVKELTDPDIVMGKKKVEILIDENLPQIYADETKTKQILYNLLSNAIKFTGENGIIKIAAHKSDNNAVISISDNGIGIPEEKLEEIFLPFRQLQEYRNRTYSGIGLGLTLVKEMVELQGGTIKVDSKPGKGSTFTFTIPIVPANVIKTS
- a CDS encoding nucleotidyltransferase domain-containing protein codes for the protein MKARLRDFLVTDENYIFAVVDYFHPREGIRSILRYVPDKNGDRIRSGARFRKCDFDVAFEFMRHAHPEWVEDVHIVPENRVREILHPPDRIAELAESDKRVFHIVDVLRKAGVPLSMMGVTGSMLPGLQDASSDIDFVVYGDEWFRAREAIEKAKADPSIPIEPIDDNMWQRIYAKRIPEISYEEFVVHELRKGNRGMVAGTYFDLLFVRDWDQIQHPLLRGKDGEAMEIEAVVTDATFAFDNPAFYKIEHDEIDHILSYTHTYSGQAIEGETIQARGIIEDLGDKKRLVIGTSREPKGEWMRSLTLLEENNLL
- a CDS encoding N-acetyltransferase produces the protein MAGLQAGLVRKATINDIESIKNIINGYAKKELMLPRSIGELHESIRNFHVYEINGEVVGCCALQVVWEDLGEVLSFAVVQDHRGKGIGSLLLQATIKDGKKLGVRKVFTLTYVPEFFEKMGFKRIEKSDLPHKVWIGCIKCPKFPDCNEVALSRTI
- a CDS encoding DUF2551 domain-containing protein translates to MEETIEDRVRARLIKYLGRDDTGIRKVVLKLFLDGGRYTTGDIYEFLHKKDFDVSYRGVSAMVGLMNTRLGILSIDVTGDHNIYLLKDDYRNIVDSVLENY
- a CDS encoding 4Fe-4S binding protein, whose product is MTDEQYLGIIGCRGCFKCLETCPEGAIKNKGSYVTIDRDKCTMCMKCVESCPYGSIVCLD